Sequence from the Planktothrix sp. FACHB-1365 genome:
TCGCTAACCCTCTGGCTTGAAAAGCTGTTTCTTCGACGGAATTAATAGGGGGAGGTTTGGGGATAATAAAGCTTGAAGAGTTTGGAGAAGAAAAAACAGAACCTTCTAGCAAAATGTTAGAAATTTTAGTGGTTTCAGAAGAATTTTTTCCAGGAGTATCAACAGCAGACAAACGGCAGCCAAAAGCAAAAACAAAGACAACCGTTAATTTGATCAGAAGTTTAAAATTAGTCTTCATTACAGTCTCAAGTTTTAAGGGAGGAAAACCGTTTTTTAGAAATTTTAAAGGATAACTCTGAACATTTACGATAAAATAGGAAACAAAATCACTGGGAGGATTTATCCGATGGGATATGCAATTGACGTTAATCAATCTAACTTTGAGCAAGAGGTGATCAAAGTTTCCGATAAAAGCCCTGTATTTGTAGACTTTTATGCAACTTGGTGTGGCCCGTGTCAAATTTTAAAACCCATTTTAGAAAAGTTGGTGAACGAATATGATTTTATTTTAGCGAAAATTGATATTGATCAAAATCCTGAGTTAGCAAGTCAATATGGGGTAGAAGGTGTACCGGATGTCAGAATTGTGATTCAAGGAGAAATGCAGCCCGGTTTTGTAGGAGCATTAACAGAAGCTCAAATTCGGCAAACCCTCAGCCAATTCAATTTAAAATCTAATTTTGAGCAGGATTTAGAAGCTTTAAAAACTGCGATCGCTCAAAAGAACTTTCCCACCGCCAAACAACTTTTAGATCAGCTATTTTCTCACTATCCAAATCGCTTAGAAGTGGTGTTAGCAGCGGCTAATTTTTTAATTCTTCTCAATCAACTGGAAAATGCTGAAAAACTGTTAAATACCATTGGAGAAGATCAGCGCGACTTTTTCCCCAAAGCTCAGGCTTTAAAACAATTAATCCAACTCAAAACAGATGCTACTGCTTCGGGAGAAAGCCAACTGGAACAGAACTATGCAAAAGCTTGTCAATTAACGTTAGCGGAAGACTACGCAGAGGCGTTATCTTTATTTTTAGAGATTGTATCTACCGATCGCAAATATAAAGAGGATGGAGCGAGAAAAGCCATGTTGACTATTTTTAATTTCCTGGGGGATGACCATCCGTTGACTAAAGAATATCGGAAACAATTAATGCTACAATTATATTAAGGGGGATCAAACAGGGAATAGAGCAGAGGGAATCGGAAACCGAAAATAGAGAACGCGCCATAGAGAACTTTATCATTTGTTATAATCGAAAAATCGGGGATTGAACGGTTTTTCTAAGAAGGACTTTTTTTCTCTAAAAATCCCATAAATTTATGACTAATGCTTTACTGATCCTAGGGGAATTAAATGATCGAGATATAGATTGGATCGTGACCCAAGGGAAACGAGAAGTTTTGCAAGCGGGTACTGTTCTAATTGAAGAAGATCAACCCTTAGATGCACTTTATATTGTGTTGAGTGGAACCCTCAACGTTTGTGTGGCTGCTTTAGAAAATCAAGTGGTTGGAAAAATTGGTGGCGGTGAAATATTAGGGGAAATGTCTTTTGTGGATGGACGTTTACCCTCGGCTACGGTGCAAGCGGTTGAAGAGTGTTGTGTGTTATCCATTTCTCGATCACTGTTATCTCAAAAATTAGAAGAGGATGTTTTATTTTCGTTGAGATTTTATCGAGCTATTACTAAATTTTTATCCTCCCGCTTACGAGCTACCGTCAACCATTTTGGCCATGAAGAAAACGTTACTTTGTTAGCTTCTAAATCTTCCAATAATCTAGTAGAAAATGAACTTGATCATCGTTTGGATTGGATTAGGCAGCGTTTAGGAGGATAATAATCAATCAAATTAAAGTTTTTTCAAGAAGCAAAAATCTTGCTTTTATCATTAAACTTGGATTATTGAGATTATTTTTAATAATTCTGAATTATGACCTTAAATTTTGATCAACAAATGATGCAACACTGCTTGAAATTAGCTTATCAAGCATTAGGAAAAACAGCACCAAATCCCTTAGTTGGATGTGTCATTGTTCAGGATAAAATAATTGTTGGAGAAGGGTTTCATCCGGGTGCGGGTCAACCCCATGCCGAAGTTTTTGCCCTGAGAAATGCCGGAGAACAAGCCAAGGGAGCAACGGTTTATGTTAATTTAGAACCTTGTAATCATTTTGGGCGGACTCCTCCCTGTACAGAAGCCTTAATTCAAGCTGAAGTTTCTAAAGTTGTGGTGGGAATGGTTGATCCCAATCCTTTAGTTTCAGGAACAGGAATTCAACGGTTAAAAGATGCTGGAATTGAGGTAATTGTTGGTATTGAAGAACCAGATTGTCAACAGTTAAATGAAGCCTTTATCTATCGAATTTTGCATCAGAAACCCTGGGGAATTTTGAAATATGCCATGACCTTAGATGGAAAAATTGCTACAACAACAGGTCATAGTTCTTGGGTGACGGGAACCGAAGCTCGACAAAAAGTTCATCAGTTGCGCGTTGCTTGTGATGCGGTTATTGTCGGAGGAAATACCGTCCGACGAGATAATCCTTGGCTAACCACCCACGAAGCCGGAGAACCTAATCCTTTGCGAGTGGTCATGAGTCGAACTTTAGACTTACCCAAACAAGCCCATTTATG
This genomic interval carries:
- a CDS encoding tetratricopeptide repeat protein codes for the protein MGYAIDVNQSNFEQEVIKVSDKSPVFVDFYATWCGPCQILKPILEKLVNEYDFILAKIDIDQNPELASQYGVEGVPDVRIVIQGEMQPGFVGALTEAQIRQTLSQFNLKSNFEQDLEALKTAIAQKNFPTAKQLLDQLFSHYPNRLEVVLAAANFLILLNQLENAEKLLNTIGEDQRDFFPKAQALKQLIQLKTDATASGESQLEQNYAKACQLTLAEDYAEALSLFLEIVSTDRKYKEDGARKAMLTIFNFLGDDHPLTKEYRKQLMLQLY
- a CDS encoding cyclic nucleotide-binding domain-containing protein translates to MTNALLILGELNDRDIDWIVTQGKREVLQAGTVLIEEDQPLDALYIVLSGTLNVCVAALENQVVGKIGGGEILGEMSFVDGRLPSATVQAVEECCVLSISRSLLSQKLEEDVLFSLRFYRAITKFLSSRLRATVNHFGHEENVTLLASKSSNNLVENELDHRLDWIRQRLGG
- the ribD gene encoding bifunctional diaminohydroxyphosphoribosylaminopyrimidine deaminase/5-amino-6-(5-phosphoribosylamino)uracil reductase RibD — protein: MTLNFDQQMMQHCLKLAYQALGKTAPNPLVGCVIVQDKIIVGEGFHPGAGQPHAEVFALRNAGEQAKGATVYVNLEPCNHFGRTPPCTEALIQAEVSKVVVGMVDPNPLVSGTGIQRLKDAGIEVIVGIEEPDCQQLNEAFIYRILHQKPWGILKYAMTLDGKIATTTGHSSWVTGTEARQKVHQLRVACDAVIVGGNTVRRDNPWLTTHEAGEPNPLRVVMSRTLDLPKQAHLWDTQEAKTLVITEEGVNPDFQQFLQNKGVEVAELSPLTPAQVMAYLYKRQFLSVLWECGGTLAAQAITDGSIHKILAFIAPKIIGGKTAPSPVADLGLTQMTEALLLERMTWGSVGKDFWIEGYLFQT